Genomic window (Vitis riparia cultivar Riparia Gloire de Montpellier isolate 1030 chromosome 4, EGFV_Vit.rip_1.0, whole genome shotgun sequence):
ACCAATTAGATAGTACCATTAAGACACTGACTACCACTGACTTAGTTTTCAATCCTTTTACAATTAGGTAATGAGGGTCAATAAGACAACCCCTATTGAAAAGGATTAGACATCATAATAcataataaaagtatatttttcacaatataaaatattattcatatggtaaaatattttcctactatttcaaaaaaataacattttagaaaaatatttaagggCAATAATTTCTTCCTGGTAAAAGTTGAACTGAACAAAGAAGTTGATTAAACTTATGATTCActtgaacaaataaaataaattttattaatacaaacATATTTTAACCTAACAGAAATTTTATATCACATGCTActaatttattcttataataattaattttaaatttaagaatttattcttttcttcttccgACATTATCATGAAGACTAaatcaacatatatatatatatatatatatatatatatatatatatatatgtttccCAACTATCCTaattaacaatttatttatttttttccattgcacccttcattctttatttttcctatttttcttcattattcatattttattcatattgaATATCCATGATGCACTTATTCTTTTATTGAACAactaaaatgtaatttttatttatttatctttattttttttttctacaaaacctcacttcttaaatttttagaattttcttcCGGACtaaatacttatatttatttcagaattatattatataaatttcttccaaataataataaaaattctcaaacccaAGGAGACTTTGTTTTTGTACAGGTTAAATTAGATACCACATttatcatattaccattttttttttctgacttCTAACCCTTTACTGATTAGATGAATAATaagaatttatttctttttaatatttaatctGGAAAATTTCTTATCATTAacatatatcttaaaaaaaaatccagaaaagaaaaaaaaaattaagaatagaTTCCTTAAAAGACTTACcttagaatgaaaaataatccaTCCTGAAATCAATCTCGATGTTTATGTTTCTGATCTTCTCTCTTCTTCGTCTATctctttaggttttttttttcttcttcaaattcttcatatttgttaaataatttttttaaactaaaactcATCCAACATCATTTAAAATTAGTAACTCATCAATcatggtttaaattttttaactttattttttttataatgtatcaatatatttatcctttatccttattattattattattattgtaaaaacTAGATTAGAGATATTATaagaaagaatataaaaaaaaatgaataatatattccaccacttattttatctcatatttgattgaaaTGATGTGATAATTTATCCATGATCAGACATGAAATGCGCTATTCAATTTCTTATATTATCTCATACTATATCCAACTAACGTAGATAACAAAATAGTGtagaaaagaatagaaaaccCACTAgcatttacaagaaaaatagttttttttaaaataaaattaccctccaataaaacattaaaacttTTTTACATGACAACATTGAAGTATTTTGATACATTTGAGGTTGTATTTACAATTTCAAAATACGGAAGCTACTTTTTgaaagtgaaaaatattttcactctTTGTCCTAAGTATTTCTATATCAATTATGACATTTTTATTTGTGACATTAATGTTTCATTTCAACTTAGACCCTTTCATTCCACCATTTACACACGGCCccccaaaaaattattaaaacaactaaataaataaataaataataaataaaaaggtggCTCATGATTCTCCGTCCTTGGGATGGTCCGCCCATCCATCTCTCTAACCACAACAAACCAAATCCATGAACGAACTtgtaaatttctaatttaataccTCCTTCCTAGTTCCTACCTCTCTCCCATTCCCAATTTCTCAGTTCTAATTCGAATATTCCCACAACTCGCTCAAATTATcccaaaaattataaagaaataaatcaatttcaatCCAATATCACACGTACTCATTCTTTTCCCCCAAAcaaaaaacgaaaagaaaagaaaaaaaaaacctcgtGCGCCACCTCCGCGATCCAACGATCAATGTTTGAGAAGATGAAAAGTGTTATCTCTTCCTAGCATTGATCACGGTACCTGCTGTGGATGTACGTCGGAACTCGATTCCACGCCATATCTTCTTTGATTCCCATGGTTATGATTATGGATCTGGAGATGTAATTATAGATTCTGCTCACCCAAATCCACTGTAAAAGTAACCTATAAATCTTCAGATCTCCAATTTGTCTATATCTTTCCACAGGATTGAGAGGCTTTGATTTTACGCCTTCCATAATCCTGACTCCTCTCTATTCGGTCAGGATTGTGGGTTGAGGCCACTATCAGATATGGATAGGGACGAGTTTCGATTGATTTTGAGGAACTCCGGTGTGGATGTGTGGGAGTTCATCAATACGGCGATCTCCGTTGCCTTTTCCGATTATGGAGATGAACTGAGGCACCGGAGGGATGGAATCGTGGAGAGGATGTACATGTCTTCTCGCTGCGGGAGCTGTAATCTTCGTTATCAACATTCTGGATTGGATAAGGGTTGTGATGAGGAGAAAGAGGATGAAAAGGACGACGAAAAAGACAAGTCCCCGCTCACTCCGCAATCCATTAATAGAAGTGGAAGTGAAGATCGGTATGGAGGATTGCTGGATGAAGAGGAAGCCAGGATTCTTGATATAAAGGAACATCTTGAAGCTCCTGACCAGGTTTGGTAGaaattttttggtgtttttgtttttgatttttctgatcttgattttgttgttttctgattgatttgatttgtgCATCAGCCTGAGGATTCTATTGTGGCTTTGTTGCAAACTCTGGCCGACATGGATATAACCTTCAAAGCTCTCAAGGTAAATTATCCATCAATTTTGTGTTTCAAgagtttttcctttcttatttttttcttcctaagtTTTTATTCTGATCGGAATATTGCAGGAGACTGATATCGGAAGGCATGTGAATCGATTGCGGAAGCATCCATCTAACGATGTGCGGAGATTGGTAAAGCATCTTGTCAGGTTTGTAGAATTATACCTCAACCGATTTGGGAACGTCTGTTTGGATGCTAAGAAACCGcaggaaagagaaggaaaagggaaaaaaaaattggaaacttCGCGagcattttatttccttttccgACCACTTCTCGGTGACCAAATGGAAAACTGGGAAAAGAAGAACTTAGGATTCTGTGGGTTGTTTGTTGCAGGAAATGGAAAGATCTGGTTGATGAATGGGTGAAGTCGAATCCTGCTGGAGAGTTCACATCCTCTGCCCTAATGGGTATGATATTGtccttaaaatttaatttctcttatttttaatgtgaaatacAAATTCGTGTGTAATCGAACTGAGCTAATAACGGTGGCAGCAGAAGGAGACTCACCACCACAGAAAATTCCCCGGACTGGTCATCATCAGGTGAAAGAAACTTTTGGAGTAACTGTATTTTTCCAGTAAAGTTATCGAGAAGTACATCTTTTTAGTCTAAAGTTTTGTTCTTTCCAGGTACCTGATTTTGGGTACTCGCCAAATCCACAGAGTGAGTAGCGAATCAGATCCCAAGTTGATTTTGAttgcctattttttttttcttttatgtaaatttgtttttcaatggATTGCAGATGGAAGTTCTGGGTCGGACAAAAACAATGCAGAACCAGAACCAAAGGTGAAGGCAATTCCTAGGAAAGAAGTTCCTACTAGGCCAGCTCAATCAGCCCCTGTGTCTTCTTCCTTTCCTCCTCCAAATGTACCCTTATCATACCTTCAAATAAAAGTCAATTATTCTGTTTGATTGTTGAGAAAATGTTGgtagaaagagaagaaaacaaaaaccttcaCTGAAATAAAAGCTCATTACAGCTTTTTGGCTTGGTGAAGAAAGGTTTTCATTCTTCTCTGTTtagctttctcagcaaccaaacaaagaatTTTGATTCATGGTTTGAGTCATTCAATTTGGGATATTGTGCAGAAACAGAGAGACACCGCAATTGATCCTGACAAATTCGCTTCAGCAAGAAAGCGGCTTCACGAGAACTACCAAGAAGCTCAAAATGGTTTGATTTTGTCTTCAAAGCTCTGGATTCATAATGTCTTATTGCTGGTGTTGGAGCTTATGGTTTGCGTTGGTTTGTTTGTTGAAGCCAAAAAGCAAAGAACAATTCAAGTGATGGACATTCACGATATTCCGAAACCAAAGAATACCTTCTTTGCCAAGCCCAAGGTGGGTTCTCAGGGGAGGCACCGGTGATTGATGATTGGTGATTGGTGATTGGTGATTGGTGAAAGGTGTAAAGTCTCAAACAGGAGACACACGACACCCATATTTTTAACACCAGAAAACTGAGACTCATCCATGCTGTTaccttaatttttctaaatatttaaacttttcttATCTAACTTTCGTTGCTGAGTAACTCAAAAGtttaaaatccaaaacaaatttttgggAATACAGAGTTTTGAGGTTCTCATTTCATGCATTGGGTTTTATGAAAATGGCACCATTTTGAGACTGGGTGTGATAAGTTAGTACTAGGATCTTATAAGAGGTGCTATACGGCCAATCATGAGGATGATGCATAGCTGAGCTACTGAAATTTTGCTTGGGAGTTTTACTGGTAGAAGTTCAATAATTCCCTTCTGGAAAAAATCTGGTTTTCAAAATgccctttttttaaataaaaaaaaaaaaaaaaccagaaagaAACACTACCCTTCTAAATTTGTTTTGAGTacatcatttctttttctttctttgttttttctttttattttatttttattttttatttggagaaAATGCCACTCATCCAGCTTTCTTTTTAgtacatgtttttaaaaaattaaattttagatatAATAGATGTACAAGGGTGTTAGTTCTAAAATATGtatgaatttgtttttattgttttaaaatatttaaaattaagatagtgaattttttttaatatcttaattttttaaaagtatttatccttttaaggaaagttttaaaaatccaaaGACAAGTTTTCATCTCTATTTTATACTCCAACAAAAAATTGCTCTATGAGTTATGATTGGGCGGCGCCGCCGGGGGGGGGGGCGCCCGGGTTTGGTTGGGTTGGTGGTGGGGGCGCGCGCGCTCGCCTCGTGTTTCCTTGTCTtctaattcaaagatgaatgtGAAAttaatttcagaattttttttttataataaattcatttggtcaccattaaaattttaaaaataagaaatactGGTGTGCCAGGAAGATGACTTTTAACAATGAATTAAACGGTTTGACGATCGAAAGCAATTtttgaaagcattttttttttgataaaatttaaaaaatgtttttaaaaagttcaaaaaaatatttataacatttcatAGAAGGTACTTAATAAgtgattcttaaaaaaaaaaaaaaaaacttataaaaataataatttaattaaaaatattctggaacataagttaaaataaaaacgtTACAAATTGCAAACAATgttgaaaattgaaagaatCATTTTCAAAGCTTTATCCCGTCtcagtatttttattaattccaaGCTCTTCCaaacttcatcattttttattctaaataaattaaaaacgtaaaaaaaaaaaaaaaaattaaatcacacAATCATTTGTGCAGTGACCAAAATACTGGTCATCATTCACACCAAGGCTGAACCTTCGGCCACTATGCCAACCTTTGTTTTAAGTCATAATGATCATCTGCATCGAGATCTGCCCCCTCTTCTTTGAATCCTACAACCACCAAAAACTAATAAACACAAGATTAATTTGGAATTGGGTTAAATGTGCATATGATGTTGTCTATTTCTGTTTCTAATTTGTTATTGTTTGCCACGTGGATAAAATATTTCTTGTATAACAAATTTCTGGTATATATGTGAATCTTCCCTGCTCTAGTGAGTCAGCTGAGCAAACCTTATTCctccatttctcttttctccTCCTTACTCTGATTCTTTATTCTCCTCTTTAAACCTGGTATCAAAGCCACTTTGAGCTCCCTTCAGTCCCCCTCCAATGGCTTTTCAACCTGCGGCTTTAGGCAACATCAATCTTCAACCAAACAACCCAAATCAACTGATTCCAGGCCTTCAAAATCAACCTACGCTGCACCTCCAAGCATTCTCTCCCTTGAATAAAACAATTTCGGTCAAGTTAGATCAGGTAGACCCTCAGTAGAGGAGATACACGACCTTCTCATAAACCATGACTATCGTCTTGAAGAACAACAAATTAGTGACCACCTAAACCTCAATCCAACCCAAGCTCAGCTTGCACAACTAAACCTCTCCCAATTTTAGCCAAACAACAAAGACCAAAGACCCTTCACCAATAGCAGCCCAAGGTCCTCGAATGCTTTCTCCACTCAAAACTACTAAAAGAACCACTCTTCTTACTCACTAAAGCTACAAAACTTCCAACCCTTTACCAACAATCAATCTGGTATACTGGACAAACCAAAATTCCCTCCTAATTCTTCTTGGCCAAAACAGGACACTCAACCAGCACCTGTGCAATGCTAGATTTGCAGCAAGTTTGGTCACTCAGCCTTGGTTTGCTACCATCGACCAAACCTTCAATACCAACCACGGTCTCCATAGAGTTTCAACCATAATGCCCCATTCAAAGGTCTTATAACAAATCAACCGAATGCCTCTGTAGCAATGATGGGCACTCTGGGCAATTCTATAGCAAGCACACCGAGTGGCACTCCTTGTTTCCTTGACTGGGGTGCCACACATCATTTCACCCCGGATAGCTCAAATTTGGATAACTCCATGTCTTTCCTTAGTGAAGAATAGGTGATGATGGGAAATGGTAAGACTATTCCAATCTCTAATATTGGTAGCATTGTATTAAAGTTTCCATTCAAGGATATCAAACTAAACCATATACTTCACACACGAACCATTTCTAAACAGTTACTCAGTGTTAGTAAATTATGCCATGAGAACAAAGCTTTTGTAGAATTTCACCCAAACTTTTTTCTTGTGAAGGATCTCCATTCGAGGAAAATTCTGCTCCACAGTCTTCTTGAAGATGGTCTTTACAAATTGCTTCCAACCATAGTCTTCAACCAGCCTTGTCAACTTTGTCCCAACACTTACTCGACTCCAATTCAGGCTTACTACACTCAACTTCAAGACCTTACTCTTTGGCACAACTGTTTAGGCCATCCATCTTTCCTTATTGTTTATAAAGTTGTGAAGTTGTGTAATTTGAAAgttccaaacaaaattagttTAGATTTTTGCATTCCTTGTCAAATGGCTAAAAGCCACAGATTAACTTTTATAAACTTGGTTTATTGAGTCTCTCAGCCCTTTGATTTAGTATATTCTAATCTTTGGGGACCTTCACCCATTGCTTCAATCACTGGTGTTAAATATTTATGtctttttattgatgatcacgCCCAATTCTCTTGGTTGTATTTCCTCCATGCTAAACATGAGACCTTCACTATCTTCAACAAGTTCAAACAACTTGTTGAAACCTAATTCAATACAAAAATAACGGAGTTACAAACAGATTGGGGTGGTGAGTTTCaccttttaaaatcatttcttgaAAACCCTGGTGTTTACCATAGGCATCTATGTCCAATCACTCCACAGCGAAATGGAagagttgaaaggaaaaaccGCCATGTTGTAGAGGTTGGTTTGTTCTAAAAATGTGTAGAGATGACTCAATACACAAGCTTTCAATCCTTCAATatggttttgatatatattatcagtttttgtaaaaatttaaaTGCATGTGTACCATATTCTCACACTTCCTTCTCCACCCATATAAATTGGAATTTAGACTAATAGGAGACACAAATAGTAGTAACTAGCATAAGACAAATCATAAATTTGTGGTACAGGTAAAAGAAAGACTTGAACTTGAGATCATCAATCAACCAAAACTTTGATACTGTGAAACATAGTAAGAAAATAATAACCTAATACACAAAAATTTGTGCTTCAATTGTTGACGAAGTAATCTATGTGCacgagagaaaaaaataagggtTTGATTCTTATTTATGGTGAAGGGAACATGacaataataaaacatatatagaaATTACATGTATTTAAATATGTTAGATATAAATGACATAATGGTATAAAAAAAAGTTGGCAATCACTCGATTTCCTCCTCTCTCTCTAATCTAAACATTGTTGGTCTCTGgcaataaaagagaataaataaaacatacaaTATATATTTCCTAGTAATTCAAGATATTACCACATATGTTACTTAAATTAAGAGAAGACAATATTCTTGGAATTCAGAACTTGCCCCTAGGTTCATTCATATACATCGATATATCAAAGTATAGAAAATTATGATGaaaatgtttaatatatatCCACCTTAATcattttatagaatttttacAACTTATTCCATTGAAGACTCATATGAATAGGTGTTGATCCTTGGTTGTGACTCTTAAAAGATTATCTTCCCTCAACCTGGATAAGGCAAAATTCTCTTTAGTTGATTAGAATTCatcattatttactttttagctcttattctctctctctctctctctttacgTCTAAACTCAGTTTTCCTTATCTTTTTAGCATGGAAATCCCTCAATGTAGTTCAAAAAGGGGGTCAATTGACCAATATCAAACATTCACCCAATGTACTAGGTTGAggacctctctctctctctatgtgtgtgtgtgtaagcTCAATTTTCCTTTATCTTTTTATCATGGAAATCCCTCTATGTGGTTCAAAAAGGGGTCAATTGCCAAATATCAAACATTCCCCAATGTTGAGGACTTTTAAGGCCACTTACCTTTCATGGCTTCACCTTAAACTCTTGAGAATGaggtttaatttataataatattattattattattattattatttgcattCAGCttattaaccttttttttttcctttcaatattCACTCATTCACACACCTTACTCTTGTCTTAAAGGTTTCCGTTCAAGATAAAATTCGGGTGTAAGATGCATAGTGAATGCTTTGAAACTTTGATATAATTAAGCAGTAACGCTACtttaaaattcttaagtttcttAACCTATCTAATCATTTATcattatattaaattacatGGAATTCTACCATTTCATGATCgaaaaattctcaatttaagaATAGCATTCTAACTTGATTAAAAATGCCTCATACaacattaaaatgaattatactACATTGCACACATGCATTTGAGAAATCTAAGTCAGAAGCTCAAAAAGatagaaaacatcataatatcCTCATTGTACtaaaaatatccataaaaattaGGACAAAGTGGGAGTTCAAGGGCTAAGTCTACAACGTAGTAGGGTAATTCTCAAATGAAATTCATTTCGTTTATAGAGAAAGTTAAGATATTTCAAGAGCAAAACATGCGGgtattttattcaaaaacaaGCTAACTCTTCATTCTTCaatcttcttttaaaaatagatttagttTGTTTTGGAATAAAATCCCCCAAAGTTTTGCAACccaataattttatgaaaaagagaagaatcATCCAATCATTGTAAGGAGGAAGGGACATGGCATTATCCttaaaattccattattttttggATGTCGGGGGACAAGGAAATGACAAAATACATGGGGCATATTGAGTGATTCCAGTACATCTTGTATTAGATCCTCAAAGATATGATATGAATTTGCCTTTACAAATTATTTGTCTCCCATGGGCTCATCAATGTACCTTCATTCATTCAAATTGAATCCACTCCAATTATTGTGGTCCATAGCCCAAACCCATACACCTAAATATTGAATCTTTGTACCAaactttaatatgatttttttaatgtttagaATAGTACATTAACGGAACTATTGCCTTTATCACTACGttgaaaaaaaggataaaataagTAATTGGGGTTTGATTCCATCCAATAATTGGTGAAAGTAGAATTTGGCCTAAGCAGAAGATAAAGGTGTCTAAGCGAGAGTGACACCAACATAGAGTCATGCATTAGGGTTTGACCCTGGGATGACTCAAGTCCATGATTCTTCAAGGACTTGTAAACAATCTACACTATGTTTTTTGAGCAATGACTTTATATGAACACATgtaagaatatttataaatttgtaaaatataatagtATTTAATTGCATTTATTtacaaacaattaaaagaaCATTTTATGATTGGACAATAATTATAAGAattgtttctaatatttctaattcttgaaagataaaaattcttaagaaatagaaataatataattgatttctaaaattattatcaaatatatttttagtattttattataGTTTATGTACACAAAAACATTTGAGAGAATTCAATTAGTAGTTACGTAAGTtaactataaaattattttcaagatttaacatttatttatcTTCAAAGAACAAATTCAAGAGGACAAAAGAGAAAGGTTAGGaaacaaaatagagaataaaaaataaaaataaaaagaagaaaaatataaaaattttcttacttgattatttataaatagaaaaaaaaaaatcaaagttttagGGTATTTGCTTTAAGAAAAGGAAATatagaagaagaataagaaagaaagaaaaagataaagagaAATTATGGATGTTTTATCGTTTggttatttatgaaaaaaatgtaggaaaaagataagttatatatatatatattcaaacattTCCTATcatttttaagaaccaaaagAAATATCATTTAGTACTTCactaaaacataataaaattattatttttcttctaatattttttttcctttaatccttcccaaaaaaactaatatagcatacagaaaaaataagaaaaaaataacatttatatttctccatttttttagttttttaaaacccaaatttatggtgtccaaatttaaaaaaaaaattaacatttttttcccattaatttttttagccttattttaaaaagaactttttttttattattattaatacaaTGTTCCAAACATTTCAATGGAGCCTTTAGATCTCACCTTACAATTGGCAGACTTACAATCTAACACCCTTCATCTTTACTCAATAATAAAAGtgattaagattaaaaaaaaaaaaaaaagaattaaagaaaggAGCATAGAGACAGAATCTAGCAAAGACTTAATGGGCAAAGCATTAATCACAAGTACAATCATTTTAGAATAATAATTGACATCATCACCACccattctttttcatatttatcttatttttaggGTGGAAAGGTAAAGGGTAAATTATTCCAACTTTCACTGTGAACAAATCTACACTCTCCAACCCCCACATCTCCTGTTTGTCTTCCACTCACTCCCCCCAAAACTCTTCTTTTCCCAGTCTCTGTCTCAAGAGATTTAACAAAGAAACACacaaagaagggaaaagaaatcTCTCTATGGAAGCCTTTTTCAGTCTCATCACCCATTTCTCACTTCTCATTCTTCTCTTCCAAGCTGCTCATTCTGGTACTGTCACAGGAAATGGAGTTGCAGATCAATGGAGACACCCCAGTGTCCATTATGTTCAAGAGTCCATCAGTAAGTACGCAAATGCACACCAAGCTCATGCACTTCCTCAACAATTATGCAAATTTACCTCTACTCATTgcattttttgttcttgatgagttcttttgattttttttcttttttcttgcttttctaCGACTCCCTCAAAACCTGCGAAGAGGGTTTCGAGCTGCGTGAAGACGACATGGCTTTCTCGCCAGAATCATCTCCATTAGCAGCTCCTGCACCAACTCCAGGTGGAGTTATATCAACCTCACCGGACTACACTTGGCCTTTCCACTACAAACAAGTGAATTCACCAAGCTCATCACCCACAAACAGCCCTCCATCAGCAGATGCAGATGAGGGTATGCCCTTTATTAACAGTAATCCCACCGTCCCTCTCCCCACCGGTGAAACTGACTCTGTTACCATACGACCCTTGCCCATTTCTGCTCACCAAGACCAGGTAATTTTTTACTGTTTTTTTCTTGACATATTTCACTTGCCCATCGATCAGTCCTGCAATTATTAGCCTgtttgaaacaaaaacaaaaacagaagtTTTGGACCTCCTTATCATTGTAGTTTTGGCGTTGTGGGCTTCCCTTCCCATGAACCCACCAAAAAAGCTAAAAACCGTGATTGTGTTGCCGCTAGCTGTAATGTACTATTTTTCTTTGGTTAGATAATTAAAGTGGGGTTTTGACGGAATAAACTGTGGGTGAATGTGCAGATGGAGGCCGTGCTTGCATTTCAGATTACAGTTAGTTTTATGGTTTGCGTCATACTCTTTAAGGGATGATTACATCATCAATAACACGGTCTTCaccttaatttcttttcttttcttttcctccattacttttcttctttgcttcAGAAATGGCTTTTGTAGTAATTTACTTCACAATATTGGTCTATGTATGTGTACGtatgtgtttgtttttcttctgttttccATTCATAGACTATAGTggctttatttatttctttttcttttttatttttcttaggaCCAACAAAAAGGGGCCTACTTTTGCAATCATCTGAGCAACTCTCTTTTTGACAAGAATCTAACTTTTCttcatgcaataataataatgaacgTGGCTGTAGCAACGTTAGGTGGGGGAATTTTTCAgctgttttctttttccaagaATTCTAGAGCTTGGATTAATGAATCTAAGGATGGATTCACCTTCCACATATGCAGATGgtgggttgggttgggttgggttggttTACAGTCAAAACCTTCTTCCTGGTTATTAGAAGTTTAGAACTCAGCAGACTTTACATTTTAGGGAATTTTGCTGGTGAGACAGTCATATCCACTGGCTCAGCTCATGTAATTAATGTATCAGCTGATGTTCATGGCTTCTCCACCATAAGAAACCATCCAATGATTTAGTGTCCATCTTAGatagatgaaaaatataatggttttgaaaactgtttaaaaaaaaattgagatgtCAAAAGAGACTTTTTGATACatcaaatttttaagttttctgaaaatgattttttttttttcaaagatacaAAATAAATCTTTACTTTTTCTTGTAAGATATTTTACTTCAGCAAAAACCATGTACAAACAAACATTTAGaccttatttaataattatttttaaaaataattctaaaaaaacagtttttaaaaatcattttttaatattatgcaaaataaaaatatatttgaaaactttaaatatttttaacttgttttttaatattttgaaatatattttaaaaataatttttatatacaatattttattttttaatcattctacatatttatataattattttcaaaacaattttaaaaaataattaaaaatgaactaaaataagtttttttttctgaaaaacaccttattttctttttctttttcatttaaaaaaaaaacaattttctaaacaTTAAtccattttgtgtttttttgttatgaagAACAAAAGAAATTGTGAcccctaatttttttattttttgaatgctAATATAACCTTCTGGTATGGAGTCAACAAGGACAATTGTACAACAATAGACTGCATCGATTTTGGGGTAGGATGGAAAACCATGACCATGTTCATCATGAAGAGAACCCATACAAACAAACCAAGTGGTTGGGGTTAAAGCTTTTTGAGTACAGGTTGAGAAAGAAGGCATGAATCCACCCACAATAATGGAATTATTACA
Coding sequences:
- the LOC117913542 gene encoding probable mediator of RNA polymerase II transcription subunit 26c isoform X1 translates to MDRDEFRLILRNSGVDVWEFINTAISVAFSDYGDELRHRRDGIVERMYMSSRCGSCNLRYQHSGLDKGCDEEKEDEKDDEKDKSPLTPQSINRSGSEDRYGGLLDEEEARILDIKEHLEAPDQPEDSIVALLQTLADMDITFKALKETDIGRHVNRLRKHPSNDVRRLVKHLVRKWKDLVDEWVKSNPAGEFTSSALMAEGDSPPQKIPRTGHHQVPDFGYSPNPQNGSSGSDKNNAEPEPKVKAIPRKEVPTRPAQSAPVSSSFPPPNKQRDTAIDPDKFASARKRLHENYQEAQNGLILSSKLWIHNVLLLVLELMVCVGLFVEAKKQRTIQVMDIHDIPKPKNTFFAKPKVGSQGRHR
- the LOC117913542 gene encoding probable mediator of RNA polymerase II transcription subunit 26c isoform X2, which translates into the protein MDRDEFRLILRNSGVDVWEFINTAISVAFSDYGDELRHRRDGIVERMYMSSRCGSCNLRYQHSGLDKGCDEEKEDEKDDEKDKSPLTPQSINRSGSEDRYGGLLDEEEARILDIKEHLEAPDQPEDSIVALLQTLADMDITFKALKETDIGRHVNRLRKHPSNDVRRLVKHLVRKWKDLVDEWVKSNPAGEFTSSALMEGDSPPQKIPRTGHHQVPDFGYSPNPQNGSSGSDKNNAEPEPKVKAIPRKEVPTRPAQSAPVSSSFPPPNKQRDTAIDPDKFASARKRLHENYQEAQNGLILSSKLWIHNVLLLVLELMVCVGLFVEAKKQRTIQVMDIHDIPKPKNTFFAKPKVGSQGRHR
- the LOC117913542 gene encoding probable mediator of RNA polymerase II transcription subunit 26c isoform X4 is translated as MDRDEFRLILRNSGVDVWEFINTAISVAFSDYGDELRHRRDGIVERMYMSSRCGSCNLRYQHSGLDKGCDEEKEDEKDDEKDKSPLTPQSINRSGSEDRYGGLLDEEEARILDIKEHLEAPDQPEDSIVALLQTLADMDITFKALKETDIGRHVNRLRKHPSNDVRRLVKHLVRKWKDLVDEWVKSNPAGEFTSSALMAEGDSPPQKIPRTGHHQVPDFGYSPNPQNGSSGSDKNNAEPEPKVKAIPRKEVPTRPAQSAPVSSSFPPPNKQRDTAIDPDKFASARKRLHENYQEAQNAKKQRTIQVMDIHDIPKPKNTFFAKPKVGSQGRHR
- the LOC117913542 gene encoding probable mediator of RNA polymerase II transcription subunit 26c isoform X3; this translates as MDRDEFRLILRNSGVDVWEFINTAISVAFSDYGDELRHRRDGIVERMYMSSRCGSCNLRYQHSGLDKGCDEEKEDEKDDEKDKSPLTPQSINRSGSEDRYGGLLDEEEARILDIKEHLEAPDQPEDSIVALLQTLADMDITFKALKETDIGRHVNRLRKHPSNDVRRLVKHLVRKWKDLVDEWVKSNPAGEFTSSALMAEGDSPPQKIPRTGHHQVPDFGYSPNPQNGSSGSDKNNAEPEPKKQRDTAIDPDKFASARKRLHENYQEAQNGLILSSKLWIHNVLLLVLELMVCVGLFVEAKKQRTIQVMDIHDIPKPKNTFFAKPKVGSQGRHR
- the LOC117913418 gene encoding uncharacterized protein LOC117913418 codes for the protein MEAFFSLITHFSLLILLFQAAHSGTVTGNGVADQWRHPSVHYVQESIKGFELREDDMAFSPESSPLAAPAPTPGGVISTSPDYTWPFHYKQVNSPSSSPTNSPPSADADEGMPFINSNPTVPLPTGETDSVTIRPLPISAHQDQMEAVLAFQITVSFMVCVILFKG